From the Vicinamibacteria bacterium genome, one window contains:
- the rpsC gene encoding 30S ribosomal protein S3, translating to MGQKVHPIGFRLGFNKTWRSRWYAEKDYANLLHEDLVLKKDLKKRFSHAGVSRVEVERAANKLKISIYTSRPGIIIGRKGQEVDKLKQEIQKKTGKEVFINIQEILKPELDAQLVSESVALQLEKRIAFRRAMRKAVDAALRFGAKGIKVRVSGRLNGAEIARSEWYLHGQLPLHTLRADIDYGFHEARTSFGQIGVKTWIYKGELDALKPSKGL from the coding sequence ATGGGTCAGAAAGTCCATCCCATCGGGTTCCGGCTGGGATTCAACAAGACCTGGCGGAGCCGTTGGTACGCGGAGAAGGACTACGCGAACCTCCTGCACGAGGACCTGGTCCTCAAGAAGGATCTGAAGAAGCGCTTCAGCCACGCTGGGGTCTCCCGGGTGGAGGTGGAGCGGGCCGCCAACAAGCTCAAGATCAGCATCTACACCTCCCGGCCCGGGATCATCATCGGGCGCAAGGGTCAGGAAGTGGACAAGCTGAAGCAGGAGATCCAGAAGAAGACGGGCAAGGAGGTCTTCATCAACATCCAGGAGATCCTCAAGCCGGAGCTCGACGCCCAGCTCGTGTCAGAGTCGGTGGCCCTCCAGCTGGAGAAGCGCATCGCCTTCCGGCGCGCCATGCGGAAGGCGGTGGACGCCGCGCTACGCTTCGGGGCCAAGGGGATCAAGGTGCGGGTCTCCGGCCGCCTCAATGGGGCGGAGATCGCGCGCTCGGAGTGGTACCTGCACGGCCAGCTTCCCCTGCACACGCTGCGGGCGGACATCGACTACGGGTTCCACGAGGCCCGGACCAGCTTCGGCCAGATCGGGGT
- the rplV gene encoding 50S ribosomal protein L22 has translation MLEVRATSKYVRTSAQKAKLVLDLIRGKKASEALSILRFTKKSVAREIEKTLRSAIANAVHVADKNHKRRLDEDDLVVRACYAGQGPSQKRVRPAPMGRAYQVIKRSAHVTVHVAEKEK, from the coding sequence ATGCTCGAGGTACGCGCCACATCCAAGTACGTCAGGACATCGGCCCAGAAGGCGAAGCTCGTCCTGGACCTTATCCGGGGCAAGAAGGCGAGCGAGGCCCTCTCCATCCTGCGCTTCACCAAGAAATCGGTGGCGCGGGAGATCGAGAAGACTCTGCGCTCGGCCATTGCCAACGCGGTGCACGTTGCGGACAAGAACCACAAGCGGCGCTTGGACGAGGACGACCTCGTGGTCCGGGCCTGCTACGCGGGCCAGGGACCCTCCCAGAAACGGGTCCGGCCGGCCCCCATGGGCCGGGCCTACCAGGTCATCAAGCGCTCAGCCCACGTCACCGTCCACGTGGCCGAGAAGGAGAAGTAG
- the rpsS gene encoding 30S ribosomal protein S19, which translates to MARSLKKGPFVDDHLLKKIEQMNAANDRKVVKTWSRRSTITPEMVGHTLAVYNGKKFIPVYITENMVGHKLGEFSPTRQFKGHSSKVEKVAKLAGGPGAPGAAPAPAPAKP; encoded by the coding sequence ATGGCACGATCGCTGAAGAAGGGCCCGTTCGTCGACGATCACCTCCTCAAGAAGATCGAGCAAATGAACGCTGCCAACGACCGCAAAGTAGTGAAGACCTGGTCGCGGCGCTCCACCATCACCCCCGAGATGGTGGGCCACACCCTGGCCGTCTACAACGGCAAGAAGTTCATCCCCGTCTACATCACCGAGAACATGGTGGGGCACAAGCTGGGGGAGTTTTCGCCCACCCGTCAGTTCAAGGGCCATTCCTCCAAGGTGGAGAAGGTCGCCAAGCTGGCGGGTGGTCCCGGCGCGCCCGGGGCTGCCCCGGCCCCCGCCCCCGCCAAGCCCTAG
- the rplB gene encoding 50S ribosomal protein L2, whose product MALKQYNPTSPGRRFMTTLTFEEITKDHPEKGLTEPKRRTGGRDNRGRISVRFIGGGHKQRYRIVDFRRDKQDIPARVAAIEYDPNRSARLALLHYQDGEKRYILAPEGMKVGQTVVAGEGADILPGNCLPLRMIPAGTMIHNIELRQGKGGQMVRSAGAAAQLVAKEADYAQVKLPSGELRNVHVECRATVGQVGNIDHKNVSVGKAGRTRWGGRRPHNRGVSMNPVDHPHGGGEGKTSGGRHPVTPWGKPTKGYKTRNNKRTQKFIVKRRR is encoded by the coding sequence ATGGCACTCAAGCAATACAATCCGACTTCGCCCGGTCGTCGCTTCATGACCACCCTCACCTTCGAGGAGATCACCAAGGACCACCCGGAGAAGGGCCTCACCGAGCCCAAGAGGCGCACGGGGGGCCGGGACAACCGGGGGCGGATCAGCGTCCGCTTCATCGGGGGGGGCCACAAGCAGCGTTACCGCATTGTGGACTTCCGGCGGGACAAGCAGGACATCCCGGCCCGGGTCGCGGCCATCGAGTACGACCCCAACCGTTCGGCCCGCCTGGCCCTCCTGCACTACCAGGACGGCGAGAAGCGCTACATTCTGGCCCCGGAGGGCATGAAGGTAGGGCAGACGGTGGTGGCGGGGGAAGGCGCGGACATCCTTCCCGGCAACTGCCTCCCCCTGCGCATGATCCCCGCCGGCACCATGATCCACAACATCGAGCTCCGCCAGGGCAAGGGCGGCCAGATGGTGAGGAGCGCGGGGGCGGCCGCTCAGCTGGTGGCCAAGGAGGCGGACTACGCGCAGGTCAAGCTCCCCTCCGGCGAGCTGCGCAACGTCCACGTGGAGTGCCGGGCCACCGTGGGTCAGGTGGGCAACATCGACCACAAGAACGTCTCCGTGGGGAAGGCCGGGCGAACCCGCTGGGGGGGCCGTCGGCCCCACAACCGGGGAGTGTCGATGAACCCCGTGGATCATCCCCACGGCGGCGGTGAGGGTAAGACCTCCGGTGGTCGACACCCGGTGACGCCCTGGGGCAAGCCCACCAAGGGGTACAAGACCCGCAACAACAAGCGGACCCAGAAGTTCATCGTCAAGAGGCGCAGGTAG
- a CDS encoding 50S ribosomal protein L23, with translation MKSIYEVIRRPLVTEKSTNLKETQNTLCFEVHRDATKPEIKKAVEALFSVKIADVRVANVHGKVKRQRRSAGKRPDWKKAYVVLKKGEKMIEFFEQA, from the coding sequence TCCCCTTGTCACCGAGAAGTCCACCAACTTGAAGGAGACCCAGAACACGCTCTGCTTCGAAGTGCACCGGGATGCCACAAAGCCCGAGATCAAGAAGGCGGTGGAGGCTCTCTTCAGCGTCAAGATCGCGGACGTGCGGGTGGCCAACGTCCACGGCAAGGTGAAGCGTCAGCGTCGCTCCGCGGGCAAGCGGCCCGACTGGAAGAAGGCCTACGTGGTCCTGAAGAAGGGCGAGAAGATGATCGAGTTCTTCGAGCAGGCCTGA